From the genome of Vibrio porteresiae DSM 19223, one region includes:
- a CDS encoding paraquat-inducible protein A, which yields MFQSFTPLNDKVRLCQGCDLPIRVQQELPYGKNAYCPRCGTQLSRGGSPSLSGNLALAITCLLLFIPAFIFPFISIHLLGVTFSATVPEGAWNLMSHGFPLLSLLVLFCSVIAPIVLCAALVVCHLALHKHWFTGMKLGTTIIYRLKPWAMIDVFLVSVAVACFKLKDYSDIIVGPALYALIVLQLLSVLLISRVSLRRYWEAWRPEHTFEHQSKERHCIYCHLSQPVGTHCQRCHQPLHHRKPRSLERTLAYLLAASLAIFPANLIPISILITNGQRLEDTIYSGVISLFNSQMPGIAIIIFVASILVPMAKILGLGYLLVCAHWRKERFQRQRMKIYFVVKVIGKWSMLDLFVISIMLTLVDRGQILDFVPGIGAIAFGLVVFLTLLATESLDSRLLWDNHPNSPTSGRSINER from the coding sequence ATATTTCAATCCTTTACCCCTCTAAATGACAAGGTTCGCTTATGTCAGGGGTGCGATTTGCCAATCCGCGTCCAACAAGAGTTACCTTACGGTAAAAATGCCTATTGCCCGCGCTGTGGTACCCAGCTAAGCCGGGGCGGAAGCCCATCGTTATCAGGTAACTTAGCTCTGGCGATCACCTGTTTACTGCTGTTTATTCCTGCGTTTATCTTCCCGTTTATTTCTATTCATTTACTTGGCGTCACTTTCAGCGCGACGGTTCCAGAGGGCGCATGGAATTTAATGAGCCATGGTTTTCCTTTGCTCTCACTGTTAGTGCTGTTTTGCAGTGTTATTGCCCCTATTGTTCTTTGTGCAGCTTTGGTGGTTTGCCATCTAGCATTACATAAACACTGGTTTACCGGCATGAAGCTTGGAACAACGATAATTTATCGTTTAAAACCGTGGGCAATGATTGATGTTTTTCTTGTCAGCGTGGCCGTCGCTTGCTTTAAATTAAAAGACTATTCCGACATTATTGTGGGTCCAGCTCTTTATGCATTGATAGTGCTGCAACTGCTCTCGGTGCTGTTGATCAGTCGAGTCAGTTTGCGTCGTTACTGGGAAGCGTGGCGACCAGAGCACACCTTTGAACATCAAAGCAAAGAACGTCACTGTATTTACTGCCATCTTTCGCAACCGGTTGGCACTCATTGCCAACGTTGCCATCAACCGCTGCATCATCGTAAGCCGCGCTCACTTGAACGCACACTGGCGTACCTTTTAGCTGCCAGTTTGGCGATATTTCCAGCAAACCTCATCCCAATCTCAATTTTGATCACCAATGGACAACGCTTGGAAGATACTATCTACTCCGGTGTGATTTCCTTGTTTAACAGTCAGATGCCTGGGATTGCGATTATTATTTTTGTTGCCAGTATTCTCGTGCCAATGGCAAAGATATTGGGCTTAGGTTATCTATTGGTATGCGCCCATTGGCGCAAAGAACGTTTTCAGCGCCAACGAATGAAAATCTATTTTGTGGTCAAGGTGATTGGCAAATGGTCAATGTTAGATCTGTTTGTCATCTCCATCATGTTGACCTTGGTCGACAGAGGCCAAATTCTCGATTTTGTGCCCGGCATTGGTGCCATCGCTTTTGGTTTAGTGGTGTTTCTCACTTTACTCGCCACTGAAAGTTTAGATTCAAGATTACTTTGGGATAATCACCCCAATTCTCCTACTTCTGGCAGGTCTATTAATGAACGATAA
- a CDS encoding MlaD family protein — MNDNPSYSPDIKRSRGISPLWILPIITMLLAGWLVFKAVNDAGERIQIHFSNGQGLVAGRTTIRYQGLEVGMIRDIKLSSDLESIYVDAEIYPEATKLLSPETQFWLVKPQASLSGISGLDALVSGNYIAVQPGNLDSNDHPKEYHALDNAPTNQVSHNGLLLSLKAKDLGGLSVGSQIIYRKIPIGEVLSYQLNKDNQSVLIQVSIKDEYQQIITKQSRFWNVSGVSADVGFDGMDVRLENMSALIGGAIAVDSPDGGEPVEQNAQFILYKDVKTAGRGIPITIQLPDNSQINPKGSPIVYRGIEIGQVTDISFSKDRKQLIAAASIEPAFSDMLNSGTHFVVEEPELSLNGMRNVSNLVKGNFLSIKPGTGERSRQFTAQRAQLTPDAKSISLTLEASDSYGLEAGSKVLYRGIPVGMVSAVSLQDDHVLFNVNIEEQYRALIRHHNRFYITGTAKAALDENGVNLTVPPMKWLLAGSISFISEGKEGNEAHYPLYPNQSLAELAQFHEQGSQTITLTSPALPSVQMGSPLLYRNLKVGSITKYALSTDGVTIEAKIDNQYQYLITPDTVFWNHSGVKIDASLAGVSVQAAPLQSLIKGGIAFDSIKGVENKVGEKWKLYDSYEQASQHGSAITLTSSSNPGVKVGTPLEYQGVKVGEIKRITPNFKQNSVAFIAELNPQYSSHIAKQGSVFWLQKAQVNLNGIDNIDKLLQASIAVKPGKGEALTQFTLQDKAMQPNGVQFVLQSRSRGSVTLGTPVLYRDIEVGHVTDVRLGDLSDRVISTIEVKPEYAYLIRSNTVFWNASGVDVSIGLSGANIKSGTMDSLLRGGISFATPPDLPLKPIATAESSFLLHRSVESDWLTWQTPIPKP; from the coding sequence ATGAACGATAATCCCTCTTACTCACCTGACATCAAACGCAGTCGTGGTATTTCTCCCCTGTGGATTCTACCCATTATCACCATGCTGCTGGCTGGCTGGTTGGTGTTTAAAGCCGTCAATGATGCAGGCGAACGTATTCAAATTCACTTTTCTAATGGTCAAGGTTTAGTCGCCGGACGTACGACAATCCGCTACCAAGGCCTCGAAGTGGGTATGATTCGAGACATAAAACTTTCTTCCGATTTAGAAAGTATTTACGTTGATGCTGAAATCTATCCAGAAGCCACCAAGCTTTTGTCCCCTGAAACGCAATTTTGGCTTGTTAAGCCGCAAGCGAGCTTGTCAGGCATTTCAGGATTGGATGCTTTAGTTTCAGGTAACTACATTGCCGTTCAGCCGGGCAATTTGGACAGTAACGATCATCCAAAGGAGTATCACGCTCTCGATAATGCTCCCACTAATCAAGTGTCCCATAACGGTTTGTTATTAAGCCTAAAAGCAAAAGATTTGGGCGGATTATCGGTAGGTTCTCAAATCATTTATCGCAAAATCCCCATTGGTGAAGTGCTTAGTTATCAACTCAATAAAGACAATCAATCGGTGTTGATTCAGGTATCCATCAAAGATGAGTACCAACAAATCATTACCAAACAGAGCCGTTTTTGGAATGTCAGTGGCGTCTCAGCTGATGTGGGATTTGATGGCATGGATGTTCGCCTAGAAAATATGAGTGCTCTCATTGGCGGTGCTATTGCAGTGGATTCACCCGACGGCGGAGAACCGGTTGAACAAAATGCCCAATTTATATTATACAAAGATGTGAAGACTGCTGGTCGTGGTATCCCTATCACTATCCAACTGCCAGATAATAGCCAAATTAACCCTAAGGGTTCGCCAATCGTTTATCGCGGCATCGAAATTGGCCAAGTAACCGATATCTCTTTTAGTAAAGATCGAAAGCAGCTCATCGCTGCAGCCTCGATTGAACCGGCATTTAGTGACATGCTTAATAGTGGCACTCATTTTGTGGTTGAAGAGCCAGAGTTGTCGCTAAATGGTATGCGTAACGTATCAAACTTGGTTAAAGGTAACTTTCTCTCTATCAAACCAGGCACTGGGGAGAGAAGTCGCCAATTCACTGCCCAACGGGCGCAGCTGACACCGGATGCAAAATCCATCAGCCTCACTTTAGAAGCGAGTGATTCCTACGGTTTAGAAGCCGGAAGTAAAGTGCTTTATCGTGGCATTCCTGTGGGTATGGTCTCTGCGGTGAGCTTGCAAGACGACCACGTGCTGTTTAATGTGAATATCGAAGAGCAATATCGCGCTTTGATTCGTCACCACAACCGTTTTTACATCACCGGAACAGCAAAGGCTGCTTTGGATGAAAATGGCGTAAATCTTACTGTCCCACCAATGAAGTGGTTATTGGCTGGCTCGATCAGTTTTATCAGCGAAGGCAAAGAAGGTAACGAGGCGCACTATCCTCTTTATCCTAATCAGTCGTTAGCGGAACTAGCACAATTTCATGAACAAGGTTCGCAAACCATCACGCTAACCTCACCAGCATTGCCTTCGGTGCAAATGGGAAGTCCACTGCTCTATCGCAATTTAAAAGTGGGCAGCATTACAAAATACGCTTTATCAACCGATGGCGTGACCATTGAAGCGAAAATTGACAATCAATATCAATATCTTATTACTCCGGACACGGTATTTTGGAACCATTCTGGCGTAAAGATTGATGCCTCATTGGCAGGTGTTTCCGTTCAAGCCGCTCCACTACAAAGTTTAATCAAAGGTGGGATCGCTTTTGATTCGATCAAAGGTGTAGAAAATAAAGTGGGTGAAAAATGGAAACTCTATGATAGCTACGAACAAGCCAGTCAGCATGGCAGTGCTATCACCTTAACCAGCTCATCCAATCCGGGAGTAAAAGTGGGCACTCCTTTGGAATACCAAGGCGTGAAAGTGGGTGAAATCAAACGAATCACGCCTAATTTTAAACAAAACAGTGTCGCCTTTATTGCGGAACTGAACCCTCAATACTCAAGCCACATTGCTAAACAGGGCTCGGTATTCTGGCTGCAAAAAGCGCAAGTCAATCTCAACGGCATTGATAATATCGACAAGCTCTTGCAGGCAAGCATTGCGGTAAAACCAGGTAAAGGCGAAGCGCTCACCCAATTCACTTTGCAAGATAAAGCAATGCAACCTAACGGTGTTCAGTTTGTACTGCAAAGTCGCTCTCGCGGTTCTGTTACCCTGGGGACTCCTGTGCTTTATCGCGATATTGAAGTTGGCCACGTCACCGATGTGCGTTTAGGGGATTTATCCGATCGCGTGATTTCAACCATTGAAGTTAAACCAGAATACGCGTATCTAATCCGCAGTAATACTGTGTTTTGGAACGCATCAGGCGTTGATGTCTCGATTGGTTTAAGCGGAGCCAATATCAAATCAGGCACTATGGATAGCTTGCTGCGTGGCGGCATCAGTTTTGCCACTCCACCAGATCTGCCACTAAAACCCATCGCCACAGCAGAGAGCAGCTTTTTACTGCATCGTTCCGTCGAAAGCGATTGGCTCACTTGGCAAACACCGATCCCTAAGCCATAA
- the rsmF gene encoding 16S rRNA (cytosine(1407)-C(5))-methyltransferase RsmF, whose protein sequence is MHSNIQLPDAFIAAMKNSMPASLSMDEFIAACQRPLRKSIRVNTLKISVTDFVKRAEEKGWQLSPVPWCETGFWIEADESQVPLGNTAEHMAGLFYIQEASSMMPPAALFFKQDDHFAAVLDTAAAPGSKTTQIAALMNNEGVLVANEFSASRVKVLHANIERCGVRNAALTNFDGRVFGGWLPEQFDAVLLDAPCSGEGTIRKDPDAMKNWSIESIHSIAQTQKDLIESAFQALKVGGVMVYSTCTLSVEENQQVCHHLKTLYGDAVTFESLEGLFPQADKTLTAEGFLHIFPQVYDSEGFFVARIRKTASVPTPEVKKKLGKFPFEKASKKVDQTIRDQLLATLGISLPESGVIWLRDNDVWLFPQALEPMLGELRFSRMGIKIAESHRQGYRWQHQVATCLAMWNEDHSVALNTEQAREWFMGRDVRPEQASGKGEVIVCYGKDVIGLGKWVGDRVKNGLPRELVRDKNLF, encoded by the coding sequence TTGCATTCCAATATCCAACTTCCAGATGCGTTTATCGCTGCCATGAAAAACTCCATGCCAGCTTCCCTTTCTATGGATGAGTTTATTGCTGCCTGTCAGCGACCTCTGCGCAAAAGCATTCGTGTTAATACGTTAAAAATCTCGGTGACGGATTTTGTAAAGCGTGCAGAAGAAAAAGGCTGGCAATTATCACCGGTTCCTTGGTGCGAAACCGGCTTTTGGATTGAAGCTGATGAATCTCAGGTGCCGCTGGGCAATACTGCAGAACACATGGCTGGTCTGTTTTATATTCAAGAAGCCAGCTCCATGATGCCACCCGCCGCCCTGTTTTTTAAACAAGACGATCATTTTGCTGCTGTACTCGATACAGCCGCCGCCCCTGGTTCCAAAACCACCCAAATCGCAGCCTTAATGAATAACGAAGGTGTGCTCGTCGCTAACGAATTTTCTGCCAGTCGCGTTAAAGTGCTGCATGCCAATATCGAACGCTGTGGCGTACGTAATGCAGCGCTAACCAACTTTGATGGCCGAGTCTTTGGTGGCTGGTTACCAGAGCAATTTGATGCGGTGTTGTTAGACGCCCCATGTTCTGGTGAAGGTACGATTCGTAAAGACCCTGATGCGATGAAAAACTGGAGCATCGAATCGATTCACTCCATTGCCCAGACACAAAAAGATCTGATTGAAAGTGCTTTCCAAGCGCTTAAGGTCGGAGGCGTGATGGTCTATTCAACTTGCACGCTCAGCGTGGAAGAAAACCAACAGGTTTGTCACCATCTTAAAACGTTATACGGTGACGCGGTCACGTTTGAATCTCTTGAAGGACTTTTTCCACAAGCAGACAAAACATTAACCGCAGAGGGTTTCCTACATATTTTCCCTCAAGTGTATGATTCAGAGGGATTCTTTGTAGCAAGAATTCGTAAGACAGCATCAGTTCCTACACCAGAGGTAAAGAAAAAGTTGGGTAAATTCCCATTCGAAAAAGCCTCAAAGAAAGTGGATCAAACCATTCGTGACCAACTGTTGGCAACTCTAGGTATTTCCCTGCCAGAAAGCGGTGTCATTTGGCTTAGAGATAACGACGTTTGGCTTTTCCCACAAGCGCTCGAACCGATGTTAGGTGAACTGCGTTTCTCACGTATGGGCATCAAAATCGCTGAATCTCACAGACAAGGCTATCGTTGGCAGCACCAAGTGGCAACCTGCCTCGCAATGTGGAATGAAGATCACAGCGTCGCACTAAATACTGAGCAAGCTCGTGAATGGTTTATGGGACGTGATGTTCGACCAGAGCAAGCATCAGGAAAAGGTGAAGTGATCGTCTGCTACGGTAAGGATGTGATTGGGTTAGGGAAATGGGTCGGAGACCGAGTTAAGAATGGACTACCTAGAGAATTAGTCCGCGACAAAAACCTATTCTAG
- a CDS encoding CvfB family protein — translation MINVGQINRLEVVKIAEFGVFLDAGEYGTTLLPNRFVPEGTDVGQQLEVFLYFDSENQIAATTEQPVAQVGEWGLMKIEGVNSTGAFAGWGIKGKDLLIPFSEQRGRLTVGQTILVYVYTDKASGRIVGTTKFNKWLDKSPARYERNQQVDLIIAERSELGFKAIINGSHWGMIFPSDVFGKLFIGKKLKGYIKSIREDGKIDLALQKVGTAKMDDLSSKIIEVLEKKGGFLPLSDKSSPEAIFAEFRTSKGTFKKTIGSLYKQGLLVIEADGIRLVKAN, via the coding sequence ATGATTAATGTAGGTCAAATTAACCGCCTGGAAGTAGTTAAAATCGCTGAATTTGGCGTCTTTTTAGATGCTGGAGAGTATGGCACCACTTTATTACCGAATCGTTTCGTTCCTGAAGGAACTGACGTCGGCCAACAGTTAGAGGTGTTTCTCTATTTCGATTCAGAAAACCAAATCGCTGCCACAACAGAACAACCTGTTGCTCAAGTAGGCGAGTGGGGTTTGATGAAAATCGAAGGCGTTAACAGTACAGGTGCATTTGCCGGTTGGGGAATCAAAGGCAAGGATCTGCTGATACCATTTAGTGAACAACGTGGTCGTTTGACGGTAGGTCAGACAATTCTCGTTTATGTTTACACAGATAAAGCGTCAGGACGCATCGTCGGCACCACCAAATTTAACAAGTGGTTGGATAAATCTCCTGCGCGTTACGAGCGTAATCAACAGGTGGATTTGATCATTGCTGAGCGTTCAGAATTGGGTTTCAAAGCGATTATCAATGGCAGCCATTGGGGCATGATTTTCCCATCAGACGTATTTGGTAAGCTCTTTATTGGTAAAAAGCTGAAAGGCTACATTAAGAGCATCCGTGAAGATGGCAAAATCGACTTAGCTCTGCAAAAAGTCGGTACGGCTAAGATGGACGATTTAAGCTCTAAAATTATTGAAGTTTTAGAAAAGAAAGGGGGATTTCTTCCTCTCTCTGATAAGTCCTCTCCTGAAGCAATCTTCGCAGAGTTCCGTACCAGTAAAGGTACATTCAAAAAGACCATTGGTTCTCTTTACAAACAAGGTCTTCTTGTTATTGAAGCGGATGGCATTCGTTTAGTGAAAGCTAACTAA
- a CDS encoding putative PEP-binding protein, with protein MSFEHPSMIHEQLVLGNSLSGNQQPGNSPYLFVSLSELIAESVFYHPALAGSTDGLTELEQSSLAALLAGQSIEAHFVNTLVTQIEQAISGQQTIRVSLSNADSHDFQALIGGSVEKSEVNPAIGLRGVARYASNAYAAGFALECKVIKTLREKGHDIEIVVPFVRTLSDAATIIDRLAEQGLPRGLNGLKVSYTCSVPSAALLADRLLKYFDGVVIDWDLLTQCTLGIDKQNPELEHLYNPESEAVTLLFEMAAKAAEQANKPLVIVTTALDQYPKLQAYLLENQPTTCLFNF; from the coding sequence ATGAGTTTTGAACATCCAAGCATGATCCACGAACAATTGGTTCTGGGAAACAGCTTATCAGGCAATCAACAACCTGGTAACAGCCCATATCTGTTTGTCTCTCTGTCCGAGCTGATTGCAGAGAGTGTGTTCTACCATCCCGCTTTAGCCGGTTCAACCGATGGCTTAACTGAGTTGGAACAAAGCTCTCTGGCCGCTTTATTGGCTGGACAATCCATTGAAGCGCATTTTGTTAACACTCTTGTGACGCAAATCGAGCAAGCCATTTCTGGACAACAGACAATCCGAGTCTCTTTGAGCAATGCTGATAGCCATGACTTTCAGGCATTAATTGGTGGAAGCGTAGAAAAAAGTGAAGTGAATCCAGCGATTGGTTTACGTGGGGTGGCTCGCTACGCATCGAATGCTTATGCAGCGGGATTTGCTCTTGAGTGTAAAGTGATCAAAACACTTCGTGAGAAAGGTCACGATATTGAAATCGTGGTGCCATTTGTGCGTACTCTAAGTGATGCGGCAACCATCATTGACCGTCTTGCAGAGCAAGGACTACCACGCGGCTTAAACGGTTTGAAAGTGTCCTATACCTGTAGCGTTCCATCGGCAGCTCTTCTGGCCGATCGCCTGTTAAAATATTTTGACGGTGTCGTGATTGACTGGGATCTCTTGACTCAATGTACTTTGGGGATTGATAAACAAAATCCTGAGCTAGAGCACTTATACAATCCAGAAAGTGAAGCGGTAACCTTGCTGTTTGAAATGGCAGCTAAAGCGGCTGAACAAGCGAATAAACCTTTGGTGATTGTGACCACTGCACTGGATCAGTATCCAAAGCTTCAGGCGTACTTGTTAGAAAATCAACCGACGACATGTCTGTTTAATTTTTAG
- a CDS encoding 3-deoxy-7-phosphoheptulonate synthase, protein MPLKTDELRTRSLGPMPTPAQLSDTYPISDDVAQRIAKSRQEIERILTGQDDRLLVIVGPCSIHDTDAAIDYGRRLSELQTHYSEELFVVMRTYFEKPRTVIGWKGLITDPNLDGSYALEQGLNMARHLLLKVNEMGLATATEFLDMITGQYIADLISWGAIGARTTESQIHREMASALSCPVGFKNGTNGNVKIAVDAIRAGRASHYFYSPDKHGQMTVYQTSGNPYGHVILRGGDTGPNYFAEDVAQACQRLAEFDLPQKLIVDFSHANCEKKHRKQLDVAANICEQIRSGSDKIAGVMAESFIVEGNQSMDDLQNLTYGQSITDPCLGWDDTADMLAMLAEAIKARRTRNSLTGQN, encoded by the coding sequence ATGCCACTGAAAACAGATGAATTAAGAACCCGATCACTGGGTCCTATGCCAACACCGGCACAGCTAAGTGATACCTACCCTATTTCCGACGACGTCGCGCAACGGATTGCCAAATCGCGCCAAGAGATCGAACGCATTCTTACTGGACAAGATGACCGCCTACTGGTGATCGTCGGACCATGCTCTATTCACGATACTGATGCAGCGATTGATTACGGACGTCGTTTAAGTGAACTACAAACTCACTATAGCGAAGAACTCTTCGTGGTAATGAGAACCTACTTTGAAAAACCGCGTACTGTGATTGGTTGGAAAGGATTGATCACAGACCCTAATCTCGACGGTTCTTACGCGTTAGAGCAAGGCTTAAACATGGCTCGTCATTTACTGCTTAAAGTCAATGAAATGGGTTTAGCAACGGCCACTGAATTTTTGGACATGATCACTGGTCAATACATTGCCGATTTAATCAGCTGGGGCGCAATTGGCGCGCGTACAACCGAGTCACAAATTCACCGTGAAATGGCGTCTGCGCTCTCTTGCCCTGTGGGATTTAAAAACGGCACCAACGGTAACGTTAAGATTGCTGTGGATGCCATTCGTGCTGGGCGTGCGTCACACTATTTCTACTCTCCAGATAAACATGGCCAAATGACCGTTTATCAAACCAGTGGGAACCCGTATGGCCATGTTATCCTGCGTGGGGGCGATACAGGACCAAACTATTTCGCTGAAGATGTTGCACAAGCATGTCAGCGTTTAGCCGAATTTGACTTACCACAGAAGCTGATTGTCGACTTTAGTCATGCAAACTGTGAGAAAAAACATCGTAAACAATTGGATGTTGCAGCAAATATCTGTGAACAAATTCGCTCAGGTAGTGATAAAATTGCTGGCGTGATGGCGGAAAGCTTTATTGTTGAAGGTAATCAGTCCATGGACGATTTACAAAATCTAACCTATGGTCAATCCATTACCGACCCTTGTTTGGGTTGGGACGATACCGCAGACATGCTTGCGATGCTAGCAGAAGCAATAAAAGCCCGTCGCACTCGTAACTCACTAACAGGACAAAATTGA
- a CDS encoding YajQ family cyclic di-GMP-binding protein yields MPSFDIVSEIDNVELRNAVDNANRELSTRFDFRNVQASFELSDSSVKLLAEGDFQLTQMMDILRGNLAKRGVDPRSMDSKTATQSGKTWHKEVVFQQGIETDVAKKIVKMIKDAKLKVQAAIQGDKVRVTGKKRDDLQSVIAMIRESDLDLPFQYNNFRD; encoded by the coding sequence ATGCCTTCTTTTGATATTGTTTCAGAAATCGATAACGTTGAACTACGTAATGCTGTCGATAATGCGAACCGTGAATTGTCGACTCGTTTTGACTTTCGTAACGTGCAAGCTAGCTTCGAGCTATCTGATAGTTCGGTAAAACTTTTGGCAGAAGGTGATTTTCAGTTAACCCAGATGATGGACATTCTGCGTGGCAATTTGGCTAAACGCGGTGTTGACCCTCGTTCTATGGATTCAAAAACAGCAACGCAATCTGGTAAAACTTGGCATAAGGAAGTGGTCTTCCAACAAGGTATTGAGACTGACGTTGCTAAGAAAATCGTTAAGATGATCAAAGACGCCAAACTTAAAGTTCAAGCGGCAATTCAAGGCGATAAAGTACGCGTAACTGGTAAAAAACGCGATGATTTACAATCTGTTATCGCTATGATCAGAGAATCTGATTTGGACTTACCATTCCAATACAATAACTTCCGCGACTAA
- a CDS encoding HlyD family secretion protein has product MDPKNNIDENDDVVVIEQRDKRSYLYIGIAAVLGLALGGLIGSTVTSSKWEGAYNTLETKYHQLTSTNSDLTQQAQSDLDNANQALQAKIDEAVKQAKAEQAEKIAQLEKQVSELEKVNTTLDSKVTDQKQELAKADAANTKLVRKTDIQAGVFERSRELFQKELTTKQELESLQKERDSLVPKIAALKKECDVYLAGTSWDATSDSCDKQDQAKARLSQLDQMIHVHQLDLQQMKELADEIGVN; this is encoded by the coding sequence GTGGACCCAAAAAACAATATCGACGAAAACGACGATGTCGTCGTCATTGAACAGCGTGATAAGCGCAGCTATTTATACATTGGTATTGCAGCTGTGCTCGGGCTTGCATTAGGTGGATTGATTGGCTCAACGGTGACCTCATCTAAATGGGAGGGTGCCTACAATACGTTGGAAACTAAGTATCACCAATTAACGAGCACCAATTCTGACCTTACCCAACAAGCTCAGTCTGATTTGGATAATGCCAATCAAGCATTGCAGGCAAAAATTGATGAGGCTGTGAAGCAGGCAAAAGCAGAGCAGGCAGAAAAAATAGCGCAATTGGAAAAACAAGTGTCAGAGCTTGAGAAAGTGAATACCACTTTAGATAGCAAAGTGACTGATCAAAAGCAGGAATTGGCCAAAGCCGATGCTGCTAATACTAAGCTTGTGCGTAAAACCGATATCCAGGCTGGTGTTTTTGAGCGTTCGCGTGAGTTGTTTCAAAAAGAGTTAACGACCAAACAAGAGCTGGAATCACTACAAAAAGAGCGTGACAGCCTAGTTCCAAAAATTGCAGCATTGAAAAAAGAGTGTGATGTCTATCTGGCTGGTACCTCTTGGGATGCCACTTCGGACTCTTGTGACAAACAAGATCAGGCCAAGGCGCGCTTAAGCCAGCTTGATCAAATGATTCATGTTCACCAATTAGACCTGCAACAGATGAAAGAGCTGGCTGACGAAATTGGGGTCAATTAA
- a CDS encoding alanine/glycine:cation symporter family protein, translated as MTNLQNILQAIDNFVWGPPLLILLVGTGIYFTFRLGMIQFRHLPTALKMVFSKEKSAHKDQEGDVSPFAALCTALSATIGTGNIVGVATAIKLGGPGALFWMWLAALFGMATKYAECLLAVKYRQVDDKGQIVGGPMYFLKDGVGSALLAKLFAVFAIGVAFFGIGTFAQVNAIVDATNISFGVSKEVTAVVLTLLVAVVTIGGIQSISKVASKVVPAMALFYIVACLSIIVSNADQLVGAVQLVLTSAFTTTSATGGFLGATIMLAIQSGIARGVFSNESGLGSAPMAAAAAKTNSCVRQGLISMTGTFFDTIIICTMTGLALILTGAWQSDYAGASMTTYAFAAGLNAQQVGPMLVSIGLMFFAFTTMLGWNYYGERCVVFLMGTKAVLPYKIIFICLIASGAFLQLDLIWIIADIVNGLMAIPNLIGLIVLRKVVAEETRLYFSQQVENNSAVLETN; from the coding sequence ATGACAAATCTACAAAACATACTGCAAGCAATTGATAACTTTGTTTGGGGACCACCGCTACTTATTTTGTTAGTTGGTACCGGCATCTACTTTACATTCCGTCTTGGAATGATCCAATTTCGCCATCTGCCAACCGCACTCAAAATGGTGTTTAGCAAAGAAAAATCAGCACATAAAGACCAAGAAGGTGATGTTTCACCTTTCGCCGCATTATGTACTGCACTTTCTGCAACCATTGGTACAGGTAACATTGTTGGTGTCGCTACCGCGATTAAGCTCGGTGGACCTGGCGCCCTATTCTGGATGTGGCTAGCCGCCCTATTCGGAATGGCAACCAAATACGCTGAGTGTTTATTGGCAGTAAAATATCGCCAAGTCGATGATAAAGGCCAGATTGTTGGCGGACCAATGTACTTCTTAAAAGATGGCGTGGGTTCGGCACTGCTTGCCAAACTGTTCGCGGTGTTTGCTATCGGTGTTGCCTTCTTTGGTATCGGTACCTTTGCGCAAGTTAACGCGATTGTCGATGCAACCAACATCTCTTTCGGTGTTTCAAAAGAAGTGACGGCGGTTGTATTAACCTTACTTGTTGCTGTAGTAACAATTGGTGGTATTCAATCGATTTCAAAAGTAGCCAGCAAAGTGGTTCCAGCAATGGCACTGTTCTACATTGTTGCGTGCTTGAGCATCATCGTAAGTAATGCTGATCAATTAGTTGGTGCAGTGCAGCTCGTACTGACTTCAGCCTTCACCACCACCTCAGCAACTGGCGGTTTCTTGGGTGCGACCATCATGCTAGCTATCCAATCGGGTATTGCTCGTGGGGTGTTCTCGAACGAGTCTGGTTTAGGCAGTGCGCCAATGGCCGCTGCGGCAGCTAAAACCAACTCATGTGTTCGTCAGGGGCTTATCTCTATGACGGGTACATTCTTCGATACCATCATCATCTGTACCATGACTGGCCTTGCATTGATCCTCACTGGCGCATGGCAAAGTGACTATGCAGGTGCATCGATGACTACCTATGCATTTGCTGCAGGTTTGAATGCTCAGCAAGTTGGACCGATGCTGGTTTCTATCGGTTTAATGTTCTTTGCTTTCACTACCATGTTAGGTTGGAACTACTACGGCGAACGTTGTGTAGTATTTTTGATGGGCACGAAAGCTGTATTACCATACAAAATCATCTTTATCTGTTTGATCGCTTCAGGTGCTTTCCTGCAACTCGACCTCATCTGGATTATTGCTGATATTGTTAACGGTTTGATGGCTATCCCTAACCTAATTGGTCTCATCGTATTACGTAAAGTGGTTGCAGAAGAAACGCGCCTCTACTTCAGTCAGCAGGTTGAAAATAACTCTGCAGTATTAGAAACAAACTAA